The following coding sequences are from one Achromobacter sp. B7 window:
- a CDS encoding DUF4148 domain-containing protein has protein sequence MKTLVSALILSASFIGAAAQAGELDYPPELNTASTVTRAQVQQELAAARANGQLVSGEEGYAATSFASVGADKSREQVKQELAAARAQGLTESGELDYPPVQG, from the coding sequence ATGAAGACCCTCGTATCCGCCCTGATTTTGTCCGCCTCGTTCATCGGTGCCGCCGCTCAAGCCGGCGAACTGGACTACCCGCCCGAACTGAACACCGCCAGCACCGTGACGCGTGCCCAAGTGCAGCAAGAGTTGGCCGCCGCCCGCGCGAATGGGCAGCTGGTGTCGGGCGAAGAAGGCTACGCCGCCACGTCATTCGCGTCGGTTGGCGCCGACAAGAGCCGCGAACAGGTCAAGCAAGAATTGGCCGCTGCCCGCGCTCAAGGCCTGACCGAAAGCGGCGAACTGGACTACCCGCCCGTGCAAGGCTAA
- a CDS encoding DUF4148 domain-containing protein, translating into MKTLVSALILSASFIGAAAQAGELDYPPELNTASTVTRAQVQQELAAARANGELVSGEEGYAATAFASVGADKTRAQVKQELAAARAQGLTESGELDYPPVQG; encoded by the coding sequence ATGAAGACGCTCGTATCCGCCCTGATTTTGTCCGCCTCGTTCATCGGTGCCGCTGCTCAAGCCGGCGAACTGGACTACCCGCCCGAATTGAACACGGCCAGCACCGTGACGCGTGCCCAAGTGCAGCAAGAACTGGCCGCCGCCCGGGCAAATGGCGAGCTGGTGTCCGGTGAAGAAGGTTACGCCGCGACCGCGTTTGCCTCCGTTGGCGCCGACAAGACCCGCGCCCAGGTCAAGCAAGAACTGGCCGCTGCCCGTGCTCAAGGCCTGACCGAAAGCGGCGAACTGGATTACCCGCCCGTTCAAGGCTGA